One window of the Posidoniimonas polymericola genome contains the following:
- a CDS encoding copper homeostasis protein CutC, with product MSHQNPLLEVCIGSLPDALAAEQAGANRLELCGALELGGLTPSLGLVEQVVEGTKLPVLAMLRPRAGGFAYREDELAVMLRDARHLVVAGASGVVFGVLTADSRIDREATARLVDAADGKEAVVHRAFDFVTDPAAALDELIELGVTRVLTTGGPATALEGAHALASLIEQAAGRIEILPGGGVHAAGVGELVRRTGCAQVHIGAAQSWLDPSLTGAQAASLCDLKRLAAGELRAVDSQAVAAVRAALDQPPV from the coding sequence ATGAGTCACCAGAATCCCCTCCTAGAAGTCTGCATCGGCTCCCTCCCCGACGCCCTGGCGGCCGAGCAGGCCGGCGCGAACCGCCTTGAGCTGTGCGGCGCGCTCGAGCTCGGCGGGCTGACGCCGTCGCTCGGGTTGGTGGAGCAGGTCGTCGAAGGGACCAAGCTGCCGGTGCTGGCGATGCTGCGGCCACGGGCGGGTGGGTTTGCCTACCGCGAGGACGAGCTGGCCGTCATGCTGCGAGACGCCCGGCACTTGGTTGTCGCCGGTGCGAGTGGCGTGGTGTTCGGCGTGCTGACGGCCGACTCGCGGATCGACCGCGAGGCGACCGCCCGGCTGGTGGATGCGGCCGACGGGAAAGAGGCCGTAGTACACCGCGCGTTCGACTTTGTCACCGACCCGGCCGCGGCGCTCGATGAGCTGATTGAGCTCGGCGTGACGCGGGTGCTGACCACCGGCGGGCCGGCGACGGCGCTCGAAGGCGCGCACGCGTTGGCCTCGCTCATCGAGCAGGCCGCCGGTCGCATCGAGATCCTGCCCGGCGGCGGGGTACACGCGGCGGGCGTGGGCGAGCTTGTCCGCCGCACCGGCTGCGCCCAGGTGCACATCGGCGCGGCCCAGTCGTGGCTCGACCCCTCGCTGACCGGCGCCCAGGCCGCCTCGCTGTGCGACCTCAAACGCCTCGCCGCGGGCGAGCTGCGCGCCGTTGACTCCCAAGCCGTGGCCGCGGTGCGGGCGGCTTTGGATCAGCCGCCGGTCTGA
- a CDS encoding alpha-L-fucosidase has protein sequence MSVARREFLSASLGTFVSLNAASICRATESSLAPPHLRAYKNAYDADPRAASLAWFADAKFGLFMHYGLYSLLGRHEWVMYREQIPVAEYEKLAQQFRPDRFDADFITDLALEAGMKYVNLTSKHHDGFCMFDAENDGWNSADACGRDLCGELAEQCHRKGLGCFFYYSLFADWHHPYFYPREFNPIARPDYAEQPPQYKFQQDEDFQHYLEDATGQIRRLLTNYGPVAGIWFDPLMGYYGRPDLFPMESIYQEIRRLQPHCLISAKQGATGTEDFAAPERSGHSLEKEIAKRYGDEAAKIAAHAWRQNKSKHNEICDTMQPGAWGYTKADDQAHKSPTEVRELLAAANASNCNLLLNTGPLPDGSIHPQDVETFRQLGSG, from the coding sequence ATGAGCGTTGCGCGCCGCGAATTCCTCTCCGCGTCCTTGGGAACGTTCGTCTCACTGAACGCGGCGAGCATCTGCCGGGCGACTGAGTCCTCGCTGGCGCCGCCGCATCTGCGGGCGTACAAGAACGCCTACGACGCCGACCCGCGGGCGGCGTCGCTCGCGTGGTTCGCCGACGCCAAGTTCGGCCTGTTCATGCACTACGGGCTGTATTCGCTGCTCGGGCGGCACGAGTGGGTGATGTACCGCGAGCAGATCCCGGTCGCCGAGTACGAGAAGCTTGCCCAGCAGTTCCGCCCCGACCGGTTCGACGCCGACTTCATCACCGACCTGGCGCTCGAGGCCGGCATGAAGTACGTCAACCTGACCAGCAAGCACCACGACGGCTTCTGCATGTTCGATGCGGAGAACGACGGCTGGAACTCCGCCGACGCCTGCGGCCGCGACCTGTGCGGCGAGCTGGCCGAGCAGTGCCACCGCAAGGGGCTGGGCTGCTTCTTCTACTACTCGCTGTTCGCGGACTGGCATCACCCGTATTTCTACCCGCGAGAGTTCAACCCGATCGCCCGGCCCGACTACGCCGAGCAACCACCCCAATACAAATTCCAGCAAGACGAGGACTTCCAGCACTACCTGGAAGACGCCACCGGGCAGATCCGCCGGCTGCTCACCAACTACGGGCCGGTCGCGGGCATCTGGTTCGACCCGCTGATGGGCTACTACGGCCGGCCGGACCTGTTCCCGATGGAGTCGATCTACCAGGAGATCCGCCGCCTGCAGCCGCACTGCCTGATCAGCGCGAAGCAGGGCGCCACCGGGACCGAGGACTTCGCGGCCCCGGAGCGTTCGGGCCACTCGCTCGAGAAGGAGATCGCCAAGCGGTACGGCGACGAGGCGGCAAAGATCGCGGCGCACGCCTGGCGGCAGAACAAGTCCAAGCACAACGAGATCTGCGACACTATGCAGCCCGGTGCGTGGGGCTACACCAAGGCCGACGACCAAGCGCACAAGTCGCCGACCGAGGTCCGCGAGCTGCTGGCCGCGGCCAACGCCAGCAACTGCAACCTGCTGTTGAACACCGGACCCCTGCCCGACGGGTCGATCCATCCGCAGGATGTTGAGACGTTCAGGCAGCTTGGCTCGGGCTAG
- a CDS encoding beta-ketoacyl-ACP synthase III, which produces MDDSSHTHRRPPAFRLMGVQALGTGSYLPENVVTNDDLARLGCDAEWIIQRTGIRERRHAPPEVSTGDLAVEAAQRAMQSADVRPDEIDLVVLGTFTPDHLAPQTATFVQDRLGLNCGAMDVAAACAGFMYALITGAQFVASGSCQRVLVIGADVNSRVVDPDDKKTFPLFGDGAGAVVLGPGSPEQGLLAATLGADGSGIELLYRRDGGMRFPLRSSDEPRLTWLVMEGRPVFKWAVRLVEDSFRQMLEETGRGQDDIACWIMHQANERILNAASDSMGIPRERVLKHLDRYGNTSAASIPIALDEAVRAGQIDRGDELMLCGFGAGLSWGAALWKW; this is translated from the coding sequence ATGGACGACTCGTCGCATACCCACCGCCGGCCGCCGGCCTTCCGCTTGATGGGGGTCCAGGCGCTCGGCACAGGCAGCTACCTGCCGGAAAACGTCGTGACGAACGACGACCTCGCCCGGCTCGGCTGCGACGCCGAGTGGATCATCCAACGGACCGGCATCCGCGAGCGCCGCCACGCCCCGCCGGAGGTCTCGACCGGCGACCTGGCCGTCGAGGCGGCGCAGCGGGCCATGCAGTCTGCCGACGTGCGGCCTGACGAGATCGACCTGGTCGTGCTCGGCACGTTCACGCCCGACCACCTGGCCCCGCAGACCGCGACCTTCGTTCAGGACCGGCTCGGGCTGAACTGCGGCGCGATGGACGTCGCGGCCGCGTGCGCCGGCTTCATGTACGCCCTGATCACCGGCGCACAGTTTGTCGCCAGCGGCAGCTGCCAGCGGGTGCTGGTCATCGGCGCCGACGTCAACAGCCGCGTTGTGGACCCGGACGACAAGAAGACCTTCCCGCTGTTCGGCGACGGCGCCGGCGCGGTAGTGCTGGGCCCCGGGTCGCCCGAGCAGGGCCTGCTCGCCGCGACCCTCGGCGCCGACGGCTCGGGCATCGAGCTCTTGTACCGCCGCGACGGCGGGATGCGGTTCCCGCTGCGGAGCTCGGACGAGCCGCGGCTGACATGGCTGGTGATGGAGGGCCGGCCGGTGTTCAAGTGGGCCGTGCGGCTGGTCGAGGACTCGTTCAGGCAGATGCTCGAGGAGACCGGCCGCGGCCAAGACGACATCGCCTGCTGGATCATGCACCAGGCGAACGAGCGGATCCTGAACGCCGCTTCGGACTCGATGGGCATCCCCCGCGAACGGGTCCTGAAGCACCTCGACCGCTACGGCAACACCTCGGCCGCCAGCATCCCGATCGCGCTGGACGAGGCGGTCCGCGCCGGTCAGATCGACCGCGGCGACGAGCTGATGCTGTGCGGCTTCGGCGCCGGCCTGAGCTGGGGCGCGGCGTTGTGGAAGTGGTAA
- a CDS encoding Clp protease N-terminal domain-containing protein, which translates to MTDRSRRVLAMAGEEANARGADAVEPQHLLLGLLRDQGLAQCALGNAAGLDYEKYSATLPHPNDQGGPQRELPFSEQSQSALDAAIEELSPLGHNYVGTEHLLLGLARESGGAESLDLASLGTSFSEIRAEVYGILGHDVPQ; encoded by the coding sequence ATGACCGACCGCAGCCGCCGCGTGCTGGCGATGGCGGGCGAAGAGGCAAACGCCCGCGGAGCCGACGCGGTCGAGCCGCAGCACCTCTTGCTGGGCCTGCTTCGCGACCAGGGATTGGCTCAGTGTGCGCTCGGAAACGCCGCCGGTTTGGACTACGAGAAGTACAGCGCTACGTTGCCGCACCCAAACGACCAAGGCGGACCGCAACGCGAGCTGCCGTTCTCGGAGCAGAGCCAGTCGGCGCTCGATGCGGCGATCGAGGAGCTATCGCCCCTCGGTCACAACTACGTCGGCACCGAGCACCTGCTGCTGGGGCTTGCCAGGGAGTCTGGCGGCGCCGAATCTTTGGACCTAGCAAGCCTCGGCACGTCGTTCAGCGAAATCCGCGCCGAGGTCTACGGCATCCTCGGTCACGATGTTCCCCAGTAA
- a CDS encoding replication-associated recombination protein A, with translation MDLFAASEQANLDRVAPLAERMRPRTLGEVVGQTKLLGEGGPLQRLLKVGRLGSIILYGPPGVGKTTLARLLAKEIGARFQQLSAVTSGVKDLREAIDAARDSVATGGSSTVLFVDEIHRFNKSQQDALLPSVEQGFVALIGATTSNPFFAVNSALTSRSRVLQLEPHSPEEILTLVDRALADPDRGLGRYRVELTDDARRQLATLSDGDARRALNLLEVAVKSEAPLTSNAASNSATGDATTIDGATIIEVNGARGVVYDPTGDEHYDCASALIKSIRGSDPDAGLYWLARMLEGGEDVRFLTRRLVILASEDIGNADPQALPLAVATMQACEFIGLPECQLTLSQCVTYLACAPKSNAATVAISEARQDVREGEAVPVPRHLRDGHYAGSKRLGHGQGYEYAHNAEDGIAKQDYLGVEREYYRPVDRGFEKELAERLEVIRQKLGRSS, from the coding sequence ATGGATCTCTTCGCCGCCAGTGAGCAAGCCAACCTTGACCGCGTCGCGCCGCTGGCCGAGCGGATGCGGCCGCGGACGTTGGGCGAGGTCGTGGGGCAGACCAAGCTGCTCGGCGAGGGGGGTCCGCTGCAGCGGCTGCTGAAGGTCGGGCGGCTGGGGTCGATCATCCTGTACGGCCCGCCCGGCGTGGGGAAGACGACGCTTGCGCGGCTGCTGGCCAAGGAGATCGGCGCGCGGTTCCAGCAGCTCAGCGCGGTGACCTCCGGCGTAAAAGACCTCCGCGAGGCGATCGACGCGGCCCGCGACTCGGTCGCCACCGGCGGGTCGAGCACCGTGCTGTTCGTCGACGAGATCCACCGCTTCAACAAGTCGCAGCAGGACGCCCTGCTGCCGAGTGTCGAGCAGGGCTTCGTCGCGCTGATCGGCGCCACGACGTCCAACCCGTTCTTCGCGGTCAACAGCGCGCTGACCAGCCGCAGCCGCGTGCTGCAGCTCGAGCCGCACTCGCCCGAGGAGATCCTGACGCTGGTCGACCGCGCGTTGGCCGACCCCGACCGCGGGCTGGGCCGCTACCGGGTCGAGCTGACCGACGACGCTCGGCGGCAGCTCGCCACGCTCTCGGACGGCGACGCCCGCCGCGCGCTCAACCTGTTGGAAGTGGCGGTGAAGTCCGAGGCGCCCCTTACAAGTAACGCGGCCAGCAACTCGGCGACCGGCGACGCGACCACCATCGACGGCGCGACCATCATCGAAGTCAACGGCGCCCGCGGCGTGGTGTACGACCCGACCGGCGACGAGCACTACGACTGCGCGAGCGCGCTGATCAAGAGCATCCGTGGCAGCGACCCGGACGCCGGGCTGTACTGGCTCGCGCGGATGCTCGAGGGGGGCGAGGACGTGCGGTTCCTAACCCGACGGCTGGTAATCCTGGCGAGCGAGGACATCGGCAACGCCGACCCGCAGGCGCTGCCACTGGCGGTGGCGACCATGCAGGCGTGCGAGTTCATCGGCCTGCCGGAGTGCCAACTCACGCTGTCGCAGTGCGTGACGTACCTGGCGTGCGCGCCGAAGTCGAACGCGGCGACCGTCGCCATTTCTGAGGCCCGCCAAGACGTCCGCGAGGGCGAGGCGGTTCCGGTGCCGCGTCACTTGCGCGACGGGCACTACGCCGGCTCGAAGCGGCTGGGCCACGGCCAGGGCTACGAGTACGCCCACAACGCCGAAGACGGCATCGCCAAGCAGGACTACCTGGGCGTCGAGCGGGAGTACTACCGGCCGGTGGACCGCGGGTTCGAGAAGGAGCTGGCGGAGCGGCTGGAAGTGATCCGCCAGAAGTTAGGGCGATCGTCCTAA
- the pyrE gene encoding orotate phosphoribosyltransferase encodes MYDRAALAELINKKALQFGQFTLASGKQASFYLDCRQVTLDAQGARLIGEGMLDIIGDDFPPLVGGMAIGADPITAAILTIAGMRDKPLRGVMVRKEPKGHGKGKQVEGPYQEGEEIVIVEDVVTTGGSSLKAIELCEAEGLKVKRVLAIIDRLEGGREAFESKGYELTTLFTVRDFGISVPSP; translated from the coding sequence ATGTACGACCGCGCCGCACTCGCCGAACTGATCAACAAGAAGGCCCTCCAGTTTGGGCAGTTCACCCTCGCCAGCGGCAAGCAGGCCAGCTTCTACCTGGACTGCCGGCAGGTGACGCTCGACGCGCAGGGCGCACGGCTGATCGGCGAGGGGATGCTCGACATCATCGGCGACGACTTCCCGCCGCTGGTTGGCGGGATGGCGATTGGGGCCGACCCGATCACCGCGGCGATCCTCACGATCGCCGGCATGCGGGACAAGCCGCTCCGCGGCGTGATGGTCCGCAAGGAGCCCAAGGGCCACGGCAAGGGCAAGCAGGTCGAGGGACCGTACCAAGAGGGCGAAGAGATTGTGATCGTCGAGGATGTCGTGACGACCGGCGGCTCGAGCCTCAAGGCGATCGAGCTCTGCGAGGCCGAGGGCCTGAAGGTCAAGCGCGTGCTGGCGATCATCGACCGCCTGGAAGGGGGCCGCGAGGCCTTCGAGTCGAAGGGCTACGAGCTCACCACCCTGTTCACCGTCCGCGATTTTGGGATATCCGTTCCCTCCCCCTAG
- a CDS encoding mucoidy inhibitor MuiA family protein — protein sequence MPARCLPALLVLLSAALPCLAAESTTTEGRVSAVTVYQGQALVTRQIELENAGGLTEIVVTGLPAKVQPGSLYAEPGDGVVVRSVRYRTRPVEQDVRAEVRELDQQLQDLQDKLAANARRRALLGERTEYLKQMEGFTTGTANAELKSGVLNAETLKSLTQFVFQERTEIAEQELTSQVEERELRQELELRQRKRNQLTQGSAKTVREAVVFADLGQPGAKQLSLTYIVTDATWSPSYNLRADAEAGRVTVEYNASIQQMSGEDWTDVDMTLSTATPSLVATAPRLDPLAIRLAAPTPEQQAASRDFAKAKSELMQQQRKLATLRNSYAADSPVFDGPMAGERLNDMFADHIQSESAPNAPATPGFAGGRGGGFGGMFAGSSVTADAGLNRISDEMQLLDFNGDLGRGRVAEQQPANSQGISVSYQLESSASLPSRSDRQLIQIASLPLEGRFYRLATPVLTEFVYKEAMLVNSTDMVLLAGPSATFLAGEFVGRGEVPTVAAGESLQVGLGIDTALRVSRELVEKKSRTQGGNRLVTFDYQLSLENFSGEEVDVRLMDRLPKPNSDEIKVTLVEPGKPLSEDQEYLKKQRKDGLLRWDLKVPAGAAGLDQQTIAYTIQLEYDKQLQIVGMPAK from the coding sequence ATGCCCGCCCGCTGTCTGCCAGCTCTACTGGTCCTGCTGTCCGCTGCCCTGCCCTGCCTTGCCGCCGAGTCGACCACGACCGAGGGCCGCGTGTCGGCGGTCACGGTGTACCAAGGCCAGGCCCTGGTGACCCGCCAGATCGAGCTCGAGAACGCCGGCGGGCTGACCGAGATCGTCGTCACTGGTCTGCCCGCCAAGGTGCAGCCCGGCAGCCTCTACGCCGAACCAGGAGATGGAGTCGTGGTCCGCAGCGTGCGGTACCGCACCCGGCCGGTCGAGCAAGACGTGCGGGCCGAGGTGCGGGAGCTCGACCAGCAGCTGCAGGACCTGCAGGACAAGCTGGCCGCCAACGCCCGCCGCCGGGCGCTCTTGGGAGAGCGGACCGAGTACCTCAAGCAGATGGAGGGCTTCACCACCGGCACCGCGAACGCCGAGCTGAAGTCGGGCGTCCTCAACGCCGAGACGCTCAAGAGCCTCACCCAGTTTGTGTTCCAGGAGCGGACCGAGATCGCCGAGCAAGAACTTACCTCGCAGGTCGAGGAGCGGGAGCTGCGGCAGGAGCTTGAGCTGCGGCAGCGCAAACGCAACCAGCTTACCCAGGGCTCGGCCAAGACGGTCCGCGAGGCGGTGGTGTTCGCCGACCTCGGCCAGCCGGGAGCCAAGCAGCTCAGCCTGACCTACATCGTGACCGACGCCACGTGGTCCCCGTCGTACAACCTGCGGGCCGACGCCGAGGCGGGCCGCGTGACGGTCGAGTACAACGCCTCGATCCAGCAGATGAGCGGCGAGGACTGGACCGATGTCGACATGACGCTGTCGACCGCCACGCCGTCGCTGGTGGCCACCGCGCCGCGGCTCGACCCGTTGGCCATCCGCCTGGCCGCGCCGACGCCCGAGCAGCAGGCCGCCAGCCGCGACTTCGCCAAGGCGAAGAGCGAGCTGATGCAGCAGCAGCGCAAGCTGGCCACGCTCCGCAACTCGTACGCGGCCGACAGCCCGGTGTTCGACGGACCGATGGCCGGCGAGCGGCTCAACGACATGTTCGCCGACCACATCCAGAGCGAGTCTGCCCCGAACGCCCCGGCTACGCCGGGCTTTGCAGGCGGCAGGGGGGGAGGCTTCGGCGGGATGTTCGCCGGCAGCTCGGTCACGGCCGACGCCGGGCTCAACCGCATCAGTGATGAGATGCAGCTGCTCGACTTCAACGGCGACTTGGGCCGCGGCCGCGTCGCCGAGCAGCAGCCCGCCAACAGCCAGGGCATCAGCGTCAGCTACCAACTGGAGTCGTCGGCCTCGCTGCCGAGCCGCTCGGACCGCCAGCTGATCCAGATCGCGTCGCTGCCGCTGGAGGGTCGGTTCTACCGCCTGGCGACGCCCGTGCTGACCGAGTTCGTCTACAAGGAGGCGATGCTCGTCAACAGCACCGACATGGTCTTGCTGGCCGGCCCGTCGGCGACCTTCCTGGCGGGCGAGTTCGTCGGTCGCGGCGAGGTCCCCACGGTCGCCGCCGGCGAGAGTCTGCAGGTCGGCCTCGGCATCGACACCGCCCTGCGGGTGTCGCGCGAGCTGGTCGAGAAGAAGAGCCGCACGCAGGGCGGCAACCGGCTGGTGACATTCGACTACCAGTTGTCGCTCGAGAACTTCAGCGGCGAGGAGGTCGACGTGCGGCTGATGGACCGGCTCCCCAAGCCCAACAGCGACGAGATCAAGGTCACACTGGTCGAGCCGGGAAAGCCGCTCTCGGAGGACCAGGAGTACCTGAAGAAGCAGCGGAAGGACGGCCTCTTGCGGTGGGACCTCAAGGTCCCCGCCGGCGCCGCCGGCCTGGACCAGCAGACCATCGCCTACACGATCCAGCTCGAGTACGACAAGCAGCTGCAGATCGTCGGCATGCCGGCGAAGTAG
- the nrfH gene encoding cytochrome c nitrite reductase small subunit: MSRRHAVVGLTVLALLCAALIGAAIGLGAFTFVYAEGASYLTNDPNACANCHVMQGHVDAWVKSSHGKFATCNDCHAPHDLAGKYYCKARNGFFHSLAFTTGDFPENIRITDYNRGVTEQACRYCHADVTHSIEATATGGGQFEELACIRCHSTVGHDR; encoded by the coding sequence GTGAGTCGTCGCCACGCTGTTGTTGGACTGACCGTCTTGGCGTTGCTGTGCGCGGCGTTGATCGGCGCCGCGATCGGGCTAGGCGCGTTTACGTTTGTCTACGCCGAGGGCGCCAGTTACCTGACAAACGACCCCAACGCGTGCGCCAACTGCCACGTCATGCAGGGGCACGTCGACGCGTGGGTGAAGTCGTCGCACGGCAAGTTCGCGACCTGTAACGACTGCCACGCCCCGCACGACCTAGCTGGCAAGTACTACTGCAAGGCCCGCAACGGCTTCTTCCACTCGCTGGCGTTCACCACCGGGGACTTCCCGGAGAACATCCGCATCACCGACTACAACCGCGGCGTCACCGAGCAGGCGTGCCGCTACTGCCACGCCGACGTGACGCACTCGATCGAGGCGACCGCCACCGGCGGCGGCCAGTTCGAGGAACTCGCCTGCATCCGCTGCCACAGCACAGTCGGGCACGACCGCTAA
- a CDS encoding LysM peptidoglycan-binding domain-containing protein: protein MSTIRPLATIAILAGLGIFLAHQINQSPTDEGDELTANWGDAPEYNPSAVEPPPALAPPAPQIGATLGTAPAAEQASTPTLPADPAMPPLPDMPAAPVGAAPVGAAPGFAASSPAAQPAPPIVAMTPPAAGLPVAGSPVAGPPAGPVTGPMDDIPLPDDIPEANYAGLPTAPPTTQPPTAPPVADPYQSYEPYTQTPIEPDAPIADVTPEMPGPDAPGMEPGYESLGQIGGGEPSFQQSINAIDEALARGELTRAHTMLSAWYGDPGLTPDESAMVESLLSQLAGTVVYSTDHHLEPPYTVKAGDTLETIAKAHNVPWQLLAKINGVPTPNSVQAGDTLKIVRGPFNAVVNATTGELVLMVDGKYAGKFAVQLSGAAASEGQWKVQQKTDGSAGAYTAPTGKQLVLKDPSGMATLVIGGSGGSPLERGRVTVAAADLEELHDILSVGSEVIIRR, encoded by the coding sequence ATGAGCACGATTCGACCACTCGCAACGATCGCCATCCTGGCCGGCCTGGGAATCTTCCTGGCCCACCAGATCAACCAGTCGCCAACCGATGAGGGCGACGAGCTAACCGCCAACTGGGGAGACGCCCCGGAATACAACCCGTCGGCCGTCGAGCCGCCGCCGGCGCTCGCGCCGCCCGCCCCGCAGATTGGCGCGACGCTTGGCACGGCGCCCGCTGCCGAGCAGGCCTCGACGCCCACCCTGCCCGCCGACCCCGCCATGCCGCCACTGCCGGACATGCCGGCCGCGCCGGTGGGCGCAGCGCCGGTGGGCGCAGCGCCGGGGTTTGCGGCCAGCTCGCCCGCTGCACAGCCGGCGCCGCCGATCGTCGCGATGACCCCGCCCGCGGCCGGGCTGCCGGTCGCTGGGTCGCCGGTCGCTGGGCCGCCCGCCGGCCCGGTCACGGGACCGATGGACGACATCCCGCTGCCGGACGACATCCCCGAGGCGAACTACGCCGGGCTCCCCACGGCGCCCCCGACTACCCAGCCCCCAACCGCCCCGCCCGTGGCGGACCCCTACCAGAGCTACGAGCCGTACACCCAGACGCCCATCGAGCCCGACGCGCCGATTGCCGACGTCACCCCCGAGATGCCGGGCCCCGACGCGCCCGGCATGGAGCCGGGCTACGAATCGCTGGGCCAGATTGGCGGCGGCGAGCCGAGCTTCCAGCAGTCGATCAACGCGATCGACGAGGCGCTCGCCCGTGGCGAGCTGACCCGCGCCCACACGATGCTGTCGGCCTGGTACGGCGATCCGGGCCTGACGCCCGACGAGAGCGCGATGGTCGAGTCGCTGCTGAGCCAACTCGCCGGCACGGTGGTCTACTCGACCGACCACCACCTGGAGCCCCCCTACACCGTCAAGGCGGGCGACACCCTCGAAACCATCGCCAAAGCACACAACGTGCCCTGGCAGCTCTTGGCGAAGATCAACGGCGTCCCGACGCCGAACTCCGTCCAGGCGGGCGACACGCTGAAGATCGTCCGCGGCCCTTTCAACGCGGTGGTCAACGCCACGACCGGCGAGCTGGTGCTGATGGTCGACGGCAAGTACGCGGGCAAGTTCGCGGTGCAGCTGAGCGGCGCGGCCGCCAGCGAGGGCCAGTGGAAGGTCCAGCAGAAGACCGACGGATCGGCCGGCGCCTACACGGCTCCGACCGGCAAGCAGCTGGTGCTGAAGGACCCGAGCGGGATGGCGACCCTGGTGATCGGCGGCTCTGGCGGCTCGCCGCTCGAGCGCGGCCGCGTGACCGTGGCCGCCGCCGACCTGGAAGAGCTGCACGACATCCTGTCGGTCGGCTCGGAGGTGATTATCCGCCGCTAG
- a CDS encoding ammonia-forming cytochrome c nitrite reductase subunit c552, protein MRHSGKTSFWLLLLVAVISGGACFAIASLLLDVQQHKIEARTPIVRVAEVTDDTTDPAIWGQNWPLQYDDYLKTADMTQTTYGGSEAVPNVPTDEDPRDVVSKSKLETIPQLKRMWAGYAFAKDFREERGHAYMLTDQMYTERQKVGQPGTCINCHASTYVAMKELGDGDIMVGFEKLNMMPYMEAKEHLSHAVACIDCHDPDTMALRVTRPAFIEGIAAAKASEGVDDYDVNTQATRHEMRTYVCAQCHVEYYFKGEKKRLTYPWDKGLTIDDAYAYYEEAGFKDWTHAETGAPMLKAQHPEFELWSQGIHAKSGVTCADCHMPYKRVGGTKISDHHVRSPLLNVNRACGTCHKQDDAELIARAENIQTTHRHLVESALNALVDLIDDIKVAKEAGATDEQLAEALQWQRKASFYVDYVEAENSSGFHAGQYAARILGDSINYSRKGQNALRGLQLAAADDTAEPADEQAAEAQTGG, encoded by the coding sequence ATGCGTCACTCCGGAAAAACCTCCTTCTGGCTGCTCCTGCTGGTCGCTGTGATCTCCGGGGGCGCGTGCTTCGCGATTGCGTCGCTGCTGCTGGATGTGCAGCAGCACAAGATCGAGGCCCGCACGCCGATCGTCCGCGTGGCCGAGGTGACCGACGACACCACCGACCCGGCCATCTGGGGTCAGAACTGGCCGCTGCAGTACGACGACTATCTGAAGACCGCCGACATGACGCAGACAACCTACGGCGGCAGCGAGGCGGTGCCCAACGTCCCCACCGACGAGGACCCGCGCGACGTGGTCTCCAAGAGCAAGCTCGAGACCATCCCGCAGCTCAAGCGGATGTGGGCGGGTTACGCCTTCGCCAAGGACTTCCGCGAAGAGCGCGGCCACGCCTACATGCTGACCGATCAGATGTACACCGAGCGGCAGAAGGTCGGCCAGCCCGGCACCTGCATCAACTGCCACGCGTCGACCTACGTGGCGATGAAGGAGCTCGGCGATGGCGACATCATGGTCGGCTTCGAGAAGCTCAACATGATGCCCTACATGGAGGCCAAAGAGCACCTGTCGCACGCCGTGGCCTGCATCGACTGCCACGACCCCGACACCATGGCGCTCCGCGTCACGCGACCGGCGTTCATCGAGGGCATCGCCGCCGCTAAGGCCTCCGAAGGCGTCGACGACTACGACGTCAACACCCAGGCTACCCGCCACGAGATGCGGACCTACGTCTGCGCCCAGTGCCACGTCGAGTACTACTTCAAGGGCGAGAAGAAGCGGCTCACCTACCCGTGGGACAAGGGCCTCACCATCGACGACGCCTACGCCTACTACGAGGAGGCCGGCTTCAAGGACTGGACCCACGCCGAAACCGGAGCCCCGATGCTCAAGGCCCAGCACCCCGAGTTCGAGCTCTGGAGCCAGGGCATCCACGCCAAGAGCGGCGTCACCTGCGCCGACTGCCACATGCCGTACAAACGGGTCGGCGGCACCAAGATCAGCGACCACCACGTCCGCAGCCCGCTCTTGAACGTCAACCGCGCCTGCGGCACGTGCCACAAGCAGGACGACGCCGAGCTGATCGCCCGGGCGGAGAACATCCAGACCACGCACCGCCACCTGGTCGAGTCGGCGCTGAACGCCCTGGTCGACCTGATCGACGACATCAAGGTCGCCAAGGAGGCCGGCGCGACCGACGAGCAGCTCGCCGAGGCCCTGCAGTGGCAACGCAAGGCGAGCTTCTACGTCGACTACGTCGAGGCCGAGAACTCGTCGGGCTTCCACGCCGGCCAGTACGCCGCGCGGATCCTGGGCGACTCGATCAACTACTCGCGGAAGGGCCAGAACGCGCTGCGGGGGCTGCAGCTCGCCGCCGCCGACGACACCGCCGAGCCCGCCGACGAGCAGGCGGCCGAGGCTCAGACCGGCGGCTGA